The following coding sequences lie in one Arachis hypogaea cultivar Tifrunner chromosome 9, arahy.Tifrunner.gnm2.J5K5, whole genome shotgun sequence genomic window:
- the LOC112708974 gene encoding uncharacterized mitochondrial protein AtMg00810-like: MMCKVQHLLESMFKLKVLGDLKYFLGLQLARSSEGIVLSQRKYTLSILENTNFVDAKPISLSMETNLRMSASDGDPLDDPFTYRRIIGRLIYLTISRPNITYAVSILSQFLSKPTTTHLTALHHLLRYLKGSVGQGLLFSAKSELRLIAYADADDWTGCPNTRRSVTSYYVFIGDSLISWRSKKQHTVSRSSTESKYQAMAAVAAELTLLRGLFFEFQADILSSMFFFYSQSVIHITTNPTFHERTKHIEIDYHFVREQVMADF; encoded by the coding sequence ATGATGTGCAAGGTACAACATTTATTAGAATCTATGTTCAAACTCAAGGTTTTAGGTGATTTAAAATACTTTCTGGGGCTGCAACTTGCAAGATCATCTGAAGGCATTGTCCTTAGCCAAAGAAAGTACACCTTGAGCATATTGGAAAACACTAACTTTGTTGATGCTAAGCCGATTTCCTTATCTATGGAGACAAATCTGAGGATGAGTGCCTCTGATGGGGATCCATTGGATGATCCTTTCACTTATAGGCGTATAATTGGGAGGCTAATATACCTTACAATATCACGCCCTAACATCACATATGCTGTCTCCATATTAAGTCAATTTCTATCCAAACCAACCACCACTCATCTTACTGCTCTCCACCACTTATTGAGGTACTTAAAAGGGAGTGTAGGACAAGGTCTTCTCTTCTCTGCCAAGTCAGAACTGCGACTTATAGCATACGCTGATGCTGATGATTGGACAGGTTGCCCGAACACTAGAAGAAGTGTCACCAGTTACTACGTTTTCATTGGTGATTCCCTTATCTCTTGGAGATCAAAGAAGCAACACACTGTCTCAAGGTCTTCCACTGAATCTAAATACCAGGCTATGGCAGCAGTGGCAGCTGAATTAACCTTGTTGAGAGgccttttctttgaatttcaagcTGACATTCTATCTTCTATGTTCTTTTTTTACTCACAATCAGTCATCCACATTACAACGAATCCCACATTTCATGAGAGAACAAAGCATATCGAGATCGATTATCACTTTGTTCGAGAGCAAGTAATGGCAGATTTCTAA
- the LOC112710605 gene encoding probable pectinesterase/pectinesterase inhibitor 58, translated as MANGKVIVAGVSIILVVGVVIGTVAVVSNNNSNDQLKTHNKAVDSLCQNADDKKLCYDVIGNVNTTDPKDYVSEVVRKTLDSVIKAFNMTDTLSVEHGQSNPGMKMALEDCKDLLQSAMHELEASINLVTENNFASVYQSSAELKNWLGAVIAYQQSCMDGFDTEGEKKVQTELQSDSLDSVGKLTGLALDVVSGLSHFLNGLGLNLNLKPASRKLLEVDHEGFPTWLSAADRKLLANIDNVKPNVVVAKDGSGQFKTVLDAINSYPANFQGRYIIYVKAGVYDEYITVDKRCKNLLIYGDGNTRTIITGRKNFHEGTKTMRTATFSSNADDFIAKSIAFENTAGAEGHQAVALRVQGDRSAFFDCAMRGYQDTLYAHAHRQFYRNCEISGTIDFIFGYGTTLIQNSRIIVRKPMSNQQNIVVADGTDQKNMPTGIVLQNCEIMADAALYPDRLTVRTFLARPWKAFSRAVFIENNIGDLIQPQGYIPWNPPTEANTDNCYFAEFGNTGAGANAGARAKFAKGLINKNTAAKYLAEPWIQASTWVPATGISYDAGFIKA; from the exons ATGGCAAACGGCAAAGTCATTGTCGCTGGAGTATCTATCATTCTTGTTGTTGGTGTTgtcattggcaccgttgccgttgttagcaacaacaacagcaacgaCCAATTGAAAACCCACAATAAGGCAGTTGACTCATTGTGCCAAAACGCAGATGACAAGAAACTTTGTTATGATGTCATTGGCAATGTCAACACCACAGACCCAAAGGATTACGTCTCAGAGGTGGTAAGGAAAACCTTGGACAGTGTCATCAAGGCATTCAACATGACTGATACCCTTTCCGTGGAGCACGGTCAGAGTAATCCAGGCATGAAGATGGCCCTTGAAGATTGCAAGGACTTGTTGCAATCAGCAATGCACGAACTGGAGGCCTCTATCAACCTTGTCACTGAGAACAACTTTGCAAGTGTTTACCAGAGTTCTGCAGAACTCAAAAACTGGTTGGGTGCCGTCATTGCCTACCAACAATCTTGCATGGACGGCTTTGACACCGAAGGTGAAAAGAAGGTCCAAACCGAGTTGCAATCTGACAGCTTGGACAGTGTTGGCAAACTCACTGGTCTTGCTCTTGATGTTGTTTCCGGATTGTCCCACTTCCTTAATGGTCTTGGTTTGAACTTGAACCTCAAACCCGCTTCTAGGAAGCTCCTTGAGGTGGATCATGAGGGATTCCCCACTTGGTTATCCGCCGCAGATCGCAAACTCTTGGCTAACATCGATAATGTCAAACCTAATGTTGTTGTTGCCAAGGATGGCAGTGGCCAATTTAAGACCGTCTTGGACGCAATTAACTCCTACCCCGCCAACTTCCAAGGTAGATACATTATCTATGTTAAGGCTGGCGTTTATGACGAATACATTACCGTTGACAAGAGGTGCAAGAACTTGCTTATCTATGGTGATGGAAATACAAGAACCATTATCACTGGTCGCAAGAACTTCCATGAGGGTACCAAGACAATGAGAACCGCCACATTCT CTTCCAATGCCGATGATTTCATTGCCAAGTCAATTGCATTCGAGAATACCGCTGGTGCTGAAGGTCACCAGGCAGTGGCACTCCGTGTGCAGGGAGATCGCTCAGCCTTCTTTGATTGCGCAATGCGTGGTTACCAAGATACACTTTATGCCCACGCTCACCGTCAGTTCTACCGCAACTGCGAAATATCTGGTACCATTGACTTCATCTTCGGCTATGGTACCACCTTGATCCAAAACTCTAGGATCATTGTGAGGAAGCCCATGTCAAACCAGCAGAACATCGTGGTCGCCGATGGAACTGACCAGAAGAACATGCCTACTGGTATTGTCCTCCAAAATTGTGAGATCATGGCTGATGCCGCCCTCTACCCAGACAGGTTGACAGTGAGGACATTCTTGGCAAGGCCATGGAAGGCATTCTCAAGGGCAGTGTTCATTGAGAATAACATTGGTGACTTGATCCAGCCACAAGGTTATATCCCATGGAACCCACCAACTGAGGCTAACACTGACAATTGTTACTTTGCTGAGTTTGGAAACACTGGAGCTGGTGCCAACGCCGGAGCCAGGGCCAAATTTGCAAAAGGACTTATTAACAAGAATACTGCTGCTAAATATCTTGCTGAGCCATGGATTCAAGCTAGCACCTGGGTCCCAGCCACTGGCATTTCCTACGATGCTGGCTTCATCAAGGCTTAA